The window ATTGCATTTGACTTTAAGGTGACCTCGCCTCCAAGAATCAAGTGAATAGAGTTGTGTGCCAAGTGTCATTATAATGTCACTTAGGAGATTgcctgggaaaagaaaaatggaagggaagaaaaaaaattgatatcaaATCTGAGTAAAAAAGTCATCAGGATTCAAGGTAAAAAGAAATCTATTCTCCCTTCATTGATTTGCAATGATGGTTGAGTGCTGCATCCAGCTATTACtcagaaatgattttatttacattctAGATCTTACTCATCTCCCCTCTGAACCCACAATTTCTTAACCCTACTTGATTCTGTGCAAATCACTACTTTGGAGTAGATCTGGAATATGTCATCCTtgccattttttaatattaatagactAGTTCTCCTCACAgatgatgacatttttaaaaatcagaaatacttAATGCAAATCCTTAGTAGCTGCTCTTCTAGCTATAACTCTTTACAACTGGGCATCTTGCATTCAGTCAGTTTTGAATGTTCCAGCAGAGTCAGCATTAAACTCTCTACCACGGCACATACTTTACCATATATTTATACTAGccaaacataaatacataaataaaatcaacagaaCTTAGTACAGAGGCTCAACTGCATTATGCCATTCCAATAAAGTACAATGTCAAACCTAATAAATTTGGTTTCCTCCTGAACACATTAGGTTGTAACTCCAGACCAAAATATAACTTCCAGCAGCAGTGAGATTAATAGGATGGAATGTGTCAGGATGAATGAAATGCCTACTAATGTTGTCCTAAGCCTTATCTATAAATCTGTGGCTTTTGCCATGTAAATGTACTCTCAAGTCCAGTAAGCTTAAATATGGTCCTTACTGATAAATCACTGGACTCAGTCAACAAGGGGGGATATCTAGAGCCCTTAAGGAACAGATGTCATCAATAAGTGGCACCTGATATAATTGGTTGAGCGCCATACGTTTTTCTATAACTTTGCACCACATGCACttcatttttccctctatttgtattcttcccctctttctctactgccccctttctcttttctgtcccattttacttttttccctgcCCAATCCAGTGTGCAAGTGTTATTTGAACTGTGAGATACCATATATTTAGTCACTCCTGAGATCAATTTAGTGGACCACATCCAGCAATTGTAAAATCAACTACAATAGAATATTTCAGAGTGTGAGGCTATGATGAGGGTCCTATTGTTTCAGAAAACACATTTCACTCCACGACAGCGCCCTGGGTCATGATGTAAAAGATATTTCTTCCTGATGAGCAGCACCAGTATGCGTTTCCTGCCTCCACTCACAGTACTTGGGGCATAAGAGGTGGCAGGCTGAAAAGTGTAGTGGATCACAAAGCAAGCCATCAGGCAGcctgggatcttgctctgtttctAAGTCTTAATGTGCATTATGTTCCCTCAAATTGcttaaatgctaaataaaagtaAGGCatttacacacatgtacatatttcacatatatatgcTGCTGAGGGTGCTGTTAATCCTCCTACATTGCATAAGACACAGGGCCACAACAAATAATCATCTGGCCCAATATATCAATATAGTCAATGTTGAGCcctgatatatacatatatccaaCTATTtggaaaaatctggaaaaaaagaTGGAATTTTTTTGCCATATTCTTTTGAATGTTTGACATTACATAGCCCCAACtggaatcataaatatttttctaatcctTATTCTATTATCcaacttaaattaaaatattgcttTCTCACTAAAATCAACCATCTAACCAACAGTGTGAGTTTGAgtatgggcaagttacttaaattttctgagtctcattttccactttttaaagtCTGGATAATTATATTGCCCTAGTGAGGATTGTCAGGAGAAACATCGAAAACAACTATAAAATGTTTTGTATAATCTAGTTATTTTAAGAAGTGAGTTTGGGAATCCTTCAGTTAAAGATTTCCCTGTACATATGTGTACCACCTCACAATTCACAAGCTCTGTATACATCCTGCCCTTACTGACTCCATGTGGCAGGTGCCAGTAGCCATTTTTACACATGGGGAAATTTAAAGAGGTGCAGTGACTGCTCTGGTCCCACCATGAGAAAGTAGTAAGgatgggatttgaatccaggctaTTGGGCTCCAAGGGCTTGGCTATGTGTTTGATTAAAAGGCAAACTTCTCTGGGTTCTGGCCCAGCACTATGCCAACGAAGCCAAAATCCCTgccaaaataatcaaaataattgaattgaatttaaaaatatccatactTTCGATAGCATCAGGAACCAAAGTCTACAATATCCTTCAAACTAAAATTACTGGTATTAAGGGCATGTCCTCTTAgtcttgcatttctttctttatttagaaatttgttttatagAACTCTTCTTTGAAACCTTTGGTTCTAAAGGGACAGTGTTCACTGAAAATGCAGCATATCTGTCTTAGAATGACTGACTTTGCATGAGGTTTctactttgtcttattttttattttgtaaagacaGCTAGTTCTAGAGAGGTGTGAAGAAGATGGAGAAACAACACCCTCAGGTAATCTGTGTGCTAAACAGTCATTAGATAGCATTTGCATCATCCTAGATAGAACATATGCACATTTTTCATTCATGCTAGATgaaatttctggttttcttctaatcttagaacaaaattataaaaaatcaggcaaaatttaattttatttctctgttttcccacTAGCATTGCAATTAGGGATCTCTAAGCCCTTTAGTCACACGAACTGTACAATAGAGAACAGCACACAAACACAGGGATACATTTTACAATGTTTCTACAGGAAATAATTAATAGtgtgatttttattaattaacaGAAGTACATTAATATGAATGTCTTTGGTATTCAATTATATTTGGACAATTTCCCCTAAcacagaaaattttagaaaagtcaGTATAAAGCAGCTTTCAAATAAAttggtatatttaaatttttcacacACTTCAAGCTCTCCCCTACTGTAATTATCTATGCAACAACCCTCATAGAAAGTTTTGTATTGCTCATCATTTTTTGTGTCTGTGCAGTCAGAGCACCCTTCGAAATAGCTACCCACCTACTTGAAAATTTTATGCTGACAAAAAGAAAAGTCTATCTGTTTAATTTTATCTTACTATCAGTGTGGTCCCATGTGGAAAGGCAGGCTGCTAAATGTTTTCTGAAGGCTGATAAGCATGTTAGACTTGCTTACAAGgctaattaaaatatatgcatgcCATATATTACATGTTTCTACTGGATCCAAATAAAATACTAGTTTTTTATCATTGACGCTCTGTTCTTCATTTAATCTGTATACAAGTTGCTTTTGTGTGTGTTCCCTTTGCCTAGAGACGAGACAGATGCACCACCTTTCTCAGTAAACTGTCTCCTTTTTTCAGCATGACTGTCTCATTATTTCTGCAGTTGAATGGCCTCTTGGCTCTGTGTTTTGTGGTTGTTTATAGCACCCATTAAATTACTACATGAAAAGATGACAGTCAGAAATGAGGTAAAGACAGGGAGGGAACAGCATTAATTGACCTCAGTTATATTAATATGATGTGTCCAGGCTGTTGCTATAGTCTGTAGCAAACGGCACATTGAATGTCTTACACTAATAAGGATATTAAAAAGTAAGAACAATGTTTCTGAATATGTAACTGTAAATAGCCCGCCCATGGGCATATGTGAAAACTATGTTATTCTGAAATTGAATGGTAGGAAAATTTCAGAAAGGCATTCTCAACAATGAAGTAAAAGGAACAGTAATGATCcttaaaaccacagaaatatGATTATAATTCTTTGGACTGTTACTGAAGTAAACTCTGTACATGTCTAGAACACAAGATTatcaatagttttctttttaaaagggcCAGCATAGTCTCCTTAGAAAACCATTATGAAAGAAAgccaagaagagaagaaaggatgaaGCACAAAAGATTCCCAAGGGTAAAGACAAGAATTAGGTGGAAGTCAGTGCTGTGAGAACCTGGTCTAGATGTATGGGAAATAACCTTGAAAACAAATCCCAATGCAGATTCATTAGCTGGAGGAGGTAATTTTTGCTCTGATTTTGTAGTCTTCTCCTCACCTCCCTTTTCTGCTCTTCACCTCCAAGCTTATGGATATTCTGAAGGATTTAGGATTTACAGACCCTATAACAGGTACGAAAAGGACAAGGGACGGTGACGACTTCAATTAAGGCTACTCTCCTCCAGGATTTGGGGGGAAATATCGTGGTGACATCAAAGGAACTACCTACTCCTGACATAAACTAATAAAACTGCAACTTTATCTCGAATACTCTGGGAGAATGGAGGAGAGGCCCAGAGAAAGCAAGTCTTGAGGGGAACCGCAATGCTTTTGGCGAAAACCGCACCTCCCTTTTGAAGTACATTGACTCTTTCATGAATCCTTTAATAGAATCACAACCACCTGGACTACTAATAAGCGgaagatgaaaggagaaaaaggaacagaggATGGCAAAAAGAACGCTCCAGTAGACCCACGAAATGTcgtgaagaataaaaagaatgaacaaccGGGCACTGGAACGCTGCTAAGGGCTTGCTTTTGTTACCACATTTGCACAAGTCTAGCTCAGCTGTATATTATATGGAAATTCCTTGTTTACCATCCTCGTAGGAGGTCCTTAAATATCTGCCGGCGAACTCCAGTGATTGGGCGCTCACTAGTTAGGGGAGGCAGCCGTCTCGGAGGGTGTCCAGCCCGGACGGCTGGCTGCTCTTTCACTTGTCCGTAACTTCCACCCAGTGGTCTTATTCTCCCCTCGGATTTGGTACAGACCGAGTGCCATCCTTATTTCACTTGACCGAGTCCGAGCGGCAGCCCACGGTAGAAGCTGCAAGGGCTGGGCAGAGTTCCAGGCTAGAGGGGCCGAGAGGCGTGAGCAGAGCTCCGCGGCGCTTGTTAAAGAAATGGAGCAGCAGCTCCTTTGTGGGCTGGAACATCCCCCTCCCGGGTGCACTGCGGGGACATTTGATCTGCCGGGTGATTGATAAGTGCTGGAGAAGggccgccctccctccctgcctccctccctccctctctccctcccttcctccttcccttctcctccctctagctctacttccctcctccctcttcgctccctccctccttcctgccagaaGCACTGCCCCGTGGTGAGCCGCTTCAGAGGGGATCTGCCTGTCCTGGGGGCGCCGCCCGCTCTCCCCGCCGAGTCCTCGCTCCCGGACCCCGCCAGTCCGAGGCTGTACGGACTCCTGCGCCTCCCCGAGTCGCAGATGCTTCGGGCGCCTCCGGGAGAAGATCCGGGAGGCGCGCTCGCTCGGTAAGTTCTGAGCGCGGCTGGCGAGCTGGCTTCCCTCAGCCCGTTCCCTTTCCCTGACGCTTCCCTTAGCGAGGGGAACAGGCGTAGAAAGGCCGGGCGCGATCTGCCGAGGACACAACGCTGGCAGCCGCCCTCTAACCTCCATCCCTACTGGGGGTTCCTCGCCCCGGACCGTCCGCGCGGGCGTGGTCGGGCTCGGCGCTTCGCGCAGCCCAGTGGCCCACACTGCCAGGGGCGGCCCAAGCACCCGGTGCGAGCTACCGCTCGCTTGGAGTCCAACCAGCCCGCGGTGCCCAAGCCCAGGGGCAAGTGCGGAGCGAGTGGCCGTCGCGGCTTTGGGGCAGTGCGCCGGGCACCAGGAGTCCAGCGGCtagggggagggagggtgtgaTGGCTGCGCTAGCTGCCAGTGCTCCATTCCCGGCAACTGGGGACTCTCTGAAACCCCAGGTTTCCCGGAAGAGTCCTGGGGAAATGGGATTCGACCTGGCTGCGGGTGGGTGTTCAGAGAAGTGGGCTGCAGGCAGGCAGTGCCCCCTTTCAGGCCTGCCGCACTCCTCTTAATCCCCTGACAGGCCGAGATGGAGGTGGGCTGCACGCTCGCCTGCACCCTCCGCGTCCTGGGGAAGCCTTGGCGACCCGAGCCAGGCTCTTCTCGGTTAGATACAAGTGAGATTGAGGCGACGAGTCCTTGTTTAAGCCTCCCTCTCCTCAGCGATTTTCCCTATTTTAATGTCCGCCTCTGCTTCCCTTGGGCTCGGGCTCCCAGTTCATCCTGAATCACCTCAAAAACCCGCTCTCCCTAGAGGGGTACTGCAGCGGTTCTTCTCAATATGCCCAGCCGAATGAAACTTACTAAAAGTGCTTATCGGGTTTGAGgctgatttgtttttaataactgtGTTTTACAAAGCGGCTGTGGATGTTCAGGGACAGACAGGAGATGAAGGAGAGGTGGAAGGGTCAGCCGACCAGGGTAAGAAGCTAATCATGAAAGGAAGACCTGCCACACCATCTCAGGGTTCCAGGTGTCACTTCCCCCAGCTAGCTTATCACATATTTCCTTGATTCTGTGTCAAGAATTTCAAGAGCCCCCAACCCCCCCCTTTCCCGCCCTCTCAAATTCCTAGCAAAATAATCTCTTATCAATGAGTATTGACACCACCATTAATATCTTGAAGGAAATTACTGTATTTGAGAACTAAAACTAATATTCCActttaaaacacaattttgaaaaagaacacatTTAGATAAAACACCACAACCACTATTTAAGTTTAGGTAGATAGTTCTTCCCTAATTCATATTAAGTAGTAGTGGGCTTTTTGGAAAGCTACTGGACTGGTACTCAGAATCCCTGGGTTCTGTTTCTAATTGTTTCTTGAGCTTAAGCGAGTCAGCACTTTCTCTGGTTGAagaatgtcctcatctgtaaaatgaacctGATTTCTGAGGTCTTGTCCAGCTCCCACATTGGCTTCtacatcaatgaaaaaattaacctaattaataaatgtttgttgaatgaatgattgaatgaataaacctTATCTCTCTAGGAACTATGTacttttaatatttggaaatatgtgGAAACAAATGCACCCTTTGGTAGGATAGGAAGCCTAACTGTGCTCACATTGCATCAGACTGCTTGCATCTAATGAAGTAATTGCAATAGAGAGTATAAAGGCCATTCATAGGGCTTTCCCCTCCCAGAACCCCTCATCTCAAGGTTGCCCTATGACATAGAGAAGGACAACTTAAGGCTTGAGAAGGAAATAATCTTGCTAAAAGCCAAGCAAGAATTACTGGTGCAAAGAGGAGTTCTGATGTCTGGTCCATGGCTTTTCTTGGAAGGAGAAGGTATGGAGGTTGAGGGGAGAAAGCCTGAGAAAAATGCCCAGAGATCGCTGCACCACAGGTTGCCTTAGTGTCTGAGTTTATAAACTACCCCAGCCCTTCTTGGGGAGGAAGGAGCTTGTATAAGCTGAACCATCCATCCTAGGACCAGGGCTTaacaaggagggaggaggggagaagcagGGGGCTTTCTGTTCCCAAATAGCTCATTTTTCCTATGTGGTTGTCTATTCCACATTTGGCCAGACAATGGACGCTGTGTTGAGTCTCTCTGCAGCAGGTCTGAACTGAAGGGAAAGCAAACTGAAGTGTTTTGTGGGACAGGCACATTGTTTGAAcatttccttttcccactttATTTCATTCCCTACTTTTACTAACTCATCACCCCTTCCCACCAGAGAGAAGCCCTTATAGGCAACAGCAAGCAATATTCACACCTTGCAAATGGACCCCGATTGGGAGATTCCTGGGTCCAGGGGAGTTGTAAGATAATTAAGGAGAAAAGAGACAATGAAGGCAAAAATCCAATACCTGGCCATTTAGTAATGCACTAAAAAGGTTATTTGAACCAAAATTGAATGTCAGAGCTGAGAGGGCCCACATAGTCTACATCCTTTTgcaaatggagaaagaaagaccCAGAAACTAGTGACATACCTGGCGACAAAGCCAGAGCAGAACCCAGGCAAGCTGGGTCTCTGGCCAGAGTTCCTTTTCCCGGTCTTCTTACAGTGCCCGTCTCTGTTCTCTAGCTCCTCTGCCTCTGCAGCCTGGAGGGCTCAACCACCCTTCCCTGGGCTCCTACTCCCAGCTGAGGCTCAGCCTGGCAGTGCTTTTCTGACACCcacttctcttctccttcctccaggcAAAAAGTACATGTTTAAACCTCATTATCTGACTAAGTATAAACCTCAGGGGGAGAacggttttgtttttgtttatctcaaTCTATAAGCTAAAGTTGAGCTGGCTTTCAGAGTCCAGGCAAATATCTGTTTGGCTGGTCACCACCCAGAAAGTAATTTTCTCAGCACTGAAACAAAGCTCTGTATGTATAAATCCCCCAGGAGAACTCCTCGCCCTCCTACACAGACACACTGGTGCAGGCACACACACCCTACTCTCTGCACAGAGAACATTCGAGCTAGGAGCTGGCATACAGGCACCAATCCTGTAGCAaagagacaccacacacacacacacgcacaccccacACTCCCACACCTCTTCATGGGACGATTAGAACCCATGCTTGGGAATCTGGGATAAGACCACCCTGGAATGGCCAGGACACTGTTCCATACGCAATGTGTAGGTGAGGGAGGTTATGAGGGGAAGCGAGCACTCAGAGGGGCCTAGGAGTGCGGGCAGTGCCGGCCCCTTAGCGGATCCCTTCCTTGAGAAACCCCTCTGCAGGAGCTTCTCCAGCTGCCAGCCAGGTTGGAAGTGGAGTAGTTCAGAATCAACTGACGCAGCCGAGAATTGAGCTTTGCAAAGCCACTCGCAGGGAAGGGAAGCATCTTCCCCGCCCTCCCCCACCGCGCGCTCTGGATGCTCTGACTGCCCCCTCCCCTGTGACGTCACCCTAGCCCTGTCCCGGGGAGCCTGCAAAGCCTCTCAAATTCAAACTGCTAGACGCACTGCTGTCGCCGCCACCGGATTGGAAACGCGCGCCCAGGCTCCGCCGTCGCCGCCGCCAGCCGACCGGGCCGGCTCCCTGACCTCCCTACGCTATCGCACCCGAAGTCCCTGGTGGCTCGGCTTTCCTCCGCTccagccctcctcttcctctcctgccgCCTGCCGGATGTTTTATTTCTGCGCACCCCCCCCAACCAAATTAAATCAACCAACAAAAAGCAGGGCATCCCCCCTGGAAGCGGCGTCTTCTTTTACCctgttctccctctcttcctgaaGATGCTAAACTCCTGGCGGACTGCAGAGGAGGGGAGTCCCGTCTTCTCCTGATGTGTGagtacccccccacccccccattgTCTTTGCCATCTCCAGTCCCGCAGCCCCCTGATTCCCGATTTTCCCACCCCCTTTTTgcgcagtttttaaaaaaagtaaagcaatttCTGCTGCGAGCCCAAGACGAGCGAGACCCCCGAGAGGTCTCTTCGAGATACCCCAGGGGAGCAGGAGATGGGCTGGATTTAGTAAGACAACTCGGTTACTAATGACTCCGCGGCTAGCTGTTACCCGCCGGGAAATCAGGTGCAAGCCTGTGTGGGGGACGCGTGTGCGggtgggctggggttggggggagggtagagagaggagagaagaaactGCTTTGAAAAACGCAGTGATTTCATTCTGTCCTGTTGCCCACCCCTtcattctccttccctcccactctgCGTCTTTGCTTTGCCATTTTAATTGGgcttccttgtttctttcttccccatGTCCCGCTTCCTACTCCGCCCCCCCCCAAGGTTTGCCTGTAGGTACCTGAGCTGACACCAAAGGTGCCTAAAGATGCTGAGCAGCGTTTGGTTCCTCAGTGTGTTAACCGTGGCCGGGATCTTACACACAGAGAGTCGTAAAACTGCCAAAGACATTTGCAAGATCCGCTGCCTGTGTGAAGAGAAGGAAAACGTACTGAATATTAACTGTGAAAACAAAGGATTTACAACTGTCAGCCTGCTTCAGCCCCCCCAGTATCGAATCTATCAGCTTTTTCTCAATGGAAACCTCTTGACAAAACTATACCCAAATGAATTTGTCAATTACTCCAACGCAGTGACTCTTCACCTAGGTAACAACGGGCTACAAGAGATCCGAACGGGGGCATTCAGCGGCTTGAAAACTCTCAAGAGACTGCACCTTAACAACAACAAGCTCGAGGTATTGAGGGAGGACACCTTCCTGGGCCTGGAGAGCCTGGAGTACCTCCAGGCCGACTATAATTATATCAGTGCCATTGAGGCAGGGGCATTCAGCAAACTTAATAAGCTCAAAGTGCTCATCCTAAATGACAACCTTCTTCTGTCCCTGCCCAGCAATGTGTTTCGCTTTGTCTTGCTGACCCACTTAGACCTGAGGGGGAACAGGCTGAAAGTAATGCCTTTCGCTGGTGTTCTTGAACATATCGGAGGAATCATGGAGATCCAGCTGGAGGAAAACCCATGGAATTGCACTTGTGACTTACTTCCTCTCAAAGCTTGGCTGGACACAATAACTGTTTTTGTGGGAGAAATTGTCTGTGAAACTCCCTTTAGGTTGCATGGGAAAGACGTGACCCAACTGACCAGGCAAGACCTCTGTCCCAGAAAAAGTGCCAGTGATTCCAGTCAGAGGGGCAGCCATGCTGACACACATGTCCAAAGGCTGTCACCTACAATGAATCCTGCTCTCAACCCAACAAGGGCTCCAAAAGCCAGCCGGCCTCCCAAAATGAGAAATCGTCCAACTCCCCGAGTAACTGTGTCAAAGGACAGGCAGAGCTTTGGACCGATCATGGTGTATCAGACCAAGTCCCCTGTGCCCCTCACCTGCCCCAGTAGCTGTGTCTGCACCTCTCAGAGCTCAGACAATGGTCTAAACGTAAACTGCCAAGAAAGGAAGTTCACTAATATCTCTGACCTGCAGCCTAAACCTACCAGTCCAAAGAAACTTTACCTAACGGGGAACTATCTTCAAACTGTCTATAAGAACGACCTCTTAGAATACAGTTCTTTGGATTTGTTGCATTTAGGAAACAATAGGATTGCAGTCATTCAGGAAGGTGCCTTCACAAACCTGACCAGTTTACGTAGACTTTATCTGAATGGCAATTACCTTGAAGTGCTGTATCCTTCTATGTTTGATGGACTGCAGAGCTTGCAATATCTCTATTTAGAGTATAATGTCATTAAGGAAATTAAGCCGCTGACCTTTGATGCTTTGATTAACCTACAGCTACTGTTTCTGAATAACAATCTACTGCGGTCCTTACCTGATAATATATTTGGGGGCACAGCCCTCACCAGGCTGAATCTGAGAAACAACCATTTTTCTCACCTGCCTGTGAAAGGAGTTCTGGATCAGCTTCCAGCTTTTATCCAGATAGATCTGCAAGAGAACCCATGGGACTGTACCTGTGACATCATGGGGCTAAAGGACTGGACAGAACATGCCAATTCCCCTGTCATCATCAATGAAGTGACTTGTGAGTCTCCTGCTAAGCACGCAGGGGAGATACTGAAGTTCCTGGGGAGGGATGCTATTTGTCCAGATAGTCCAAACTTGTCAGATGGGACCATCTTGTCAATGAATCACAATACAGACACACCTCGGTCACTTAGTGTGTCTCCTAGTTCCTATCCTGAACTACACACTGAAGTTCCACTTTCTGTCT of the Lemur catta isolate mLemCat1 chromosome X, mLemCat1.pri, whole genome shotgun sequence genome contains:
- the SLITRK2 gene encoding SLIT and NTRK-like protein 2, with protein sequence MLSSVWFLSVLTVAGILHTESRKTAKDICKIRCLCEEKENVLNINCENKGFTTVSLLQPPQYRIYQLFLNGNLLTKLYPNEFVNYSNAVTLHLGNNGLQEIRTGAFSGLKTLKRLHLNNNKLEVLREDTFLGLESLEYLQADYNYISAIEAGAFSKLNKLKVLILNDNLLLSLPSNVFRFVLLTHLDLRGNRLKVMPFAGVLEHIGGIMEIQLEENPWNCTCDLLPLKAWLDTITVFVGEIVCETPFRLHGKDVTQLTRQDLCPRKSASDSSQRGSHADTHVQRLSPTMNPALNPTRAPKASRPPKMRNRPTPRVTVSKDRQSFGPIMVYQTKSPVPLTCPSSCVCTSQSSDNGLNVNCQERKFTNISDLQPKPTSPKKLYLTGNYLQTVYKNDLLEYSSLDLLHLGNNRIAVIQEGAFTNLTSLRRLYLNGNYLEVLYPSMFDGLQSLQYLYLEYNVIKEIKPLTFDALINLQLLFLNNNLLRSLPDNIFGGTALTRLNLRNNHFSHLPVKGVLDQLPAFIQIDLQENPWDCTCDIMGLKDWTEHANSPVIINEVTCESPAKHAGEILKFLGRDAICPDSPNLSDGTILSMNHNTDTPRSLSVSPSSYPELHTEVPLSVLILGLLVVFILSVCFGAGLFVFVLKRRKGVPSVPRSANNLDVSSFQLQYGSYNTETHDKTDGHVYNYIPPPVGQMCQNPIYMQKEGDPVAYYRNLQEFSYGNLEEKKEEPATLAYTISATELLEKQATPREPELLYQNIAERVKELPSAGLVHYNFCTLPKRQFAPSYESRRQNQDRINKTVLYGTPRKCFVGQSKPDHPLLQAKPQSEPDYLEVLEKQTAISQL